A DNA window from Sphingopyxis macrogoltabida contains the following coding sequences:
- a CDS encoding amino acid ABC transporter ATP-binding protein, with protein sequence MTDASSPAAVSLRQVEKYYGPYHALRTIDLEVAPRERVVVCGPSGSGKSTLIRCMNMLEVPDSGAVLIEGTKVTDASRDAAAALRSVGMVFQQFNLFPHKTVLENCTLAPVLVGGVALPEAEARAMSYLEKVRIADQANKYPGQLSGGQQQRAAIARALAMEPRILLFDEPTSALDPEMIKEVLDVMTALAGEGRTMVCVTHEMGFAREAADRILFMDQGQIIEDAKPVDFFAAPKSERARTFLEQILSH encoded by the coding sequence ATGACGGATGCTTCGTCTCCAGCGGCTGTCAGCCTTCGGCAAGTCGAGAAATATTACGGCCCCTATCACGCGCTCCGCACAATCGACCTCGAAGTTGCGCCGCGCGAGCGGGTTGTCGTTTGCGGACCTTCAGGCTCGGGCAAGTCGACGCTCATCCGCTGCATGAACATGCTCGAAGTGCCCGATTCCGGCGCGGTCCTGATCGAGGGCACCAAGGTGACGGACGCCTCGCGCGACGCCGCCGCGGCGCTTCGCTCGGTCGGCATGGTCTTTCAGCAGTTCAATCTGTTTCCGCACAAGACGGTGCTCGAAAATTGTACCCTCGCGCCCGTCCTTGTCGGCGGCGTCGCCCTTCCGGAGGCCGAGGCGCGGGCTATGTCCTATCTCGAAAAAGTGAGGATTGCGGATCAGGCGAACAAATATCCGGGGCAGCTTTCGGGCGGGCAGCAGCAGCGGGCAGCCATCGCGCGCGCGCTGGCGATGGAACCCCGGATTCTTCTCTTCGACGAGCCGACATCGGCGCTCGATCCCGAGATGATCAAGGAAGTGCTCGACGTCATGACCGCCCTTGCTGGCGAGGGGCGGACGATGGTGTGCGTGACGCACGAGATGGGATTCGCGCGCGAGGCGGCCGACCGAATATTGTTCATGGACCAGGGGCAGATCATCGAGGATGCAAAGCCTGTCGATTTTTTTGCCGCTCCGAAAAGTGAACGTGCGCGGACGTTCCTGGAACAGATACTGTCGCATTAG